Proteins co-encoded in one Saccharomyces cerevisiae S288C chromosome II, complete sequence genomic window:
- the CKS1 gene encoding cyclin-dependent protein kinase regulatory subunit CKS1 (Cyclin-dependent protein kinase regulatory subunit and adaptor; interacts with Cdc28p (aka Cdk1p); required for G1/S and G2/M phase transitions and budding; mediates phosphorylation and degradation of Sic1p; modulates proteolysis of M-phase targets through interactions with the proteasome; role in transcriptional regulation, recruiting proteasomal subunits to target gene promoters; human homologs CKS1B and CKS2 can each complement yeast cks1 null mutant), with product MYHHYHAFQGRKLTDQERARVLEFQDSIHYSPRYSDDNYEYRHVMLPKAMLKVIPSDYFNSEVGTLRILTEDEWRGLGITQSLGWEHYECHAPEPHILLFKRPLNYEAELRAATAAAQQQQQQQQQQQQQQQQHQTQSISNDMQVPPQIS from the coding sequence ATGTACCATCACTATCACGCCTTCCAAGGCAGAAAGCTTACTGACCAAGAAAGAGCACGCGTGTTGGAGTTTCAAGATTCCATTCACTATTCTCCGCGGTACTCAGACGATAACTATGAGTACAGGCATGTGATGTTACCTAAGGCCATGCTAAAAGTTATCCCATCTGATTACTTCAATTCGGAAGTGGGGACCCTGCGTATATTAACAGAAGACGAATGGAGAGGCCTCGGCATCACACAGTCTTTGGGGTGGGAACATTATGAATGCCATGCGCCAGAACCACACATTTTGCTATTCAAAAGGCCGCTGAACTACGAGGCCGAGCTGAGGGCAGCGACCGCTGCTGctcaacagcaacagcaacagcagcaacagcagcaacaacaacaacagcaacatCAAACACAATCGATTTCGAACGATATGCAAG